A region of Anticarsia gemmatalis isolate Benzon Research Colony breed Stoneville strain chromosome 10, ilAntGemm2 primary, whole genome shotgun sequence DNA encodes the following proteins:
- the LOC142976213 gene encoding circadian clock-controlled protein daywake-like yields the protein MNLQVAVSSVLISFILFFCTNGSAKLAPDYIVPCNDTSKECLIRSTQLAIPEFVKGIPELGVPVLDPFVIKELSIPLSGLTFTFYEGKVAGFRKCIVDDVISVLEKRKFILAFHCNLTIKGTYDAKGRILLFPIDGAGDAKIKLTNLRMKVDINTKYIKDKEGVNHFAIKNYKYTFDYGDRVSFELQNLFKESKQLSDAVLQFLNENWKTVAEEFGKPIVDYAVDLALRTIEVFFLAVPYEELINVPIPKF from the exons ATGAATTTGCAAGTGGCAGTCTCTAGTGTATTGAtaagtttcatattatttttctgtaCTAATGGATCTGCGAAATTGGCac CGGACTACATCGTCCCTTGCAACGACACATCCAAAGAATGTCTCATAAGGTCCACACAACTCGCTATCCCGGAGTTCGTCAAAGGCATCCCTGAACTCGGAGTACCGGTCCTCGATCCTTTCGTCATCAAAGAACTGTCCATACCACTGAGCGGTTTAACATTCACGTTCTATGAAGGAAAAGTGGCCGGCTTCAGGAAATGCATCGTCGATGACGTCAT CTCGGTCCTAGAGAAGCGCAAGTTCATCCTAGCGTTCCACTGTAACCTGACAATCAAAGGTACTTACGATGCTAAAGGCAGAATCCTCCTGTTCCCCATCGACGGAGCCGGCGACGCCAAAATAAAGCTAA CCAATCTCAGAATGAAGGTCGACATAAACACGAAATACATAAAAGACAAAGAAGGCGTCAATCATTTTGcgataaaaaattacaagtacACTTTTGACTACGGAGACCGTGTCTCCTTTGAGCTTCAGAATCTCTTCAAGGAGAGCAAGCAACTTA gtgACGCCGTACTGCAATTCCTAAACGAAAATTGGAAAACAGTAGCAGAAGAATTCGGAAAACCAATCGTAGATTACGCAGTAGACTTAGCTTTAAGAACTATTGAGGTGTTCTTCCTCGCAGTACCGTACGAAGAACTGATCAATGTGCCTATACcgaagttttaa